From the genome of Triticum aestivum cultivar Chinese Spring chromosome 3B, IWGSC CS RefSeq v2.1, whole genome shotgun sequence, one region includes:
- the LOC123069644 gene encoding uncharacterized protein — MSLSGYVAVPRCSVIFDGTNYAEFVGFMRIHMRGLLLWGVLSGEVPCPPCPVAPVAPVPPVPPVLAPDASQADRDATKALDDAAVDAYDQQVSAYSDALSVYWDDLSAYTQWCNDDARAAAVLTASVLPQFASEFMALGTVAAMWSYLCQRYQPSGDALYLSVVRQEHALQQGDSSVDEFYSQCSAIWRQLDSLRTVVYGTCRCCQTTRSDLEFQRVHEFLSRLRSEFEPRRAHLLARGRVPISEVHAELRAEETRLRFAGLLLVPSVLAVRAPVSSACLTAPPLLPTPGGGGGEPSFLC, encoded by the coding sequence ATGTCTTTGTCTGGCTATGTAGCTGTTCCTCGGTGCtcggtgatcttcgatggcaccaactatgctgagtttgtGGGGTTCATGCGTATCCACATGCGCGGACTTCTTCTGTGGGGTGTTCTCTCTGGCGAGGTACCCTGTCcgccctgccctgttgctccggtgGCTCCTGTTCCGCCGGTACCACCGGTCCTTGCTCctgatgcttctcaggctgatcgGGATGCAACCAAGGCCCTTGATGATGCTGCAGTTGATGCCTATGATCAGCAGGTATCCGCTTACTCTGATGCCCTCTCAGTCTACTgggatgatctgtctgcttacactcagtggtgcaatgatgatgctcgagctGCTGCTGTTCTCACTGCCAGTGTCCTTCCTCAGTTTGCTTCCGAGTTCATGGCCCTTGGCACTGTTGCAGCGATGTGGTCCTATctttgtcagcgctatcagccctctggcgaTGCTTTATACCTCtctgtggtgcgtcaggagcatgctcttcagcagggtgactcgtctgttgatgagttctattcacagtgctctgccatctggcgtcagcttgactcACTGCGCACAGTTGTTTATGGCACTTGCCGTTGCTGTCAGACTACGCGGTCTGACTTGGAGTTTCAGAGGgttcatgagttcttatctcgtctccgctctgagtttgagcccaggcgtgctcacttgcttgctcgtggtcgtgtcCCTATCTCGGAGGTGCATGCcgagcttcgtgctgaggagacacGCCTTCGCTTTGCTGGGTTGCTTCTGGTTCCGTCAGTATTGGCTGTCCGGGCTCCTGTGTCGTCTGCTTGCCTCACTGCTCCGCCGCTCCTGCctactccgggggggggggggggtgagccgTCCTTCTTATGCTGA
- the LOC123069643 gene encoding lysosomal amino acid transporter 1 homolog: MGIFSGTPPPSCPSAPHCAEWAKVYLKYCLCSTKDGVALGLGLASVLSWGIAEVPQIITNYKQKSTEGLSIAFLMTWIVGDLFNLVGCFLEPATLPTQFYMALLYTITTVILTGQTIYYSHIYHLKVKKTGTTAKSQKHQRGDASLREKLLGHRDEAFKNNIQSGPIIPIPSSPIQVNTEVFRQRHGSVSPGSDYYYASARSLSRSPVPTGTWLGNNRQTTKVPPQMNDEGASLFGEFVPAQSAPAAITKNSLSVVPWISVVLGMCVLHILVGTAHRDASNEIIIPVGRKLLVVADDHAGSSLSHGSRSGIGSFLGWAMAVIYMGGRLPQIFLNMQRGHAEGLSPLMFTFALVGNTTYVGSILVNSLDWARLRPNLPWLVDAGGCVLLDSFIILQFLYFHYRKQSGRDELDNLDKA, translated from the exons ATGGGTATCTTCAGTGGAACGCCTCCTCCGAGCTGCCCATCAGCTCCACATTGCGCGGAATGGGCTAAAGTCTATCTGAAGTACTGTCTGTGCAGTACAAAGGATGGTGTTGCCCTGGGTCTTGGACTGGCTAGTGTCCTCAGTTGGGGTATCGCCGAGGTGCCGCAGATCATAACAAATTACAAACAGAAGTCAACAGAAGGCCTTTCTATTGCCTTTCTCATGACCTGGATAGTTGG GGACTTGTTTAACCTTGTCGGCTGTTTCCTGGAACCTGCTACT CTGCCGACACAGTTTTACATGGCATTG CTATATACCATCACAACTGTGATTCTCACTGGACAGACAATATACTATAGCCACATCTACCATCTTAAAGTAAAGAAAACTGGGACAACTGCCAAG TCTCAGAAACATCAACGAGGGGATGCTTCATTGCGCGAAAAGCTTTTGGGACATAGGGACGAGGCATTCAAAAATAATATTCAGTCAGGTCCGATTATTCCTATCCCGAGCTCACCAATCCAGGTGAACACAGAAGTATTCCGGCAACGTCATGGTTCAGTCAGCCCCGGCTCAGACTACTACTATGC GTCAGCAAGATCTCTATCGAGGAGCCCAGTGCCTACAGGTACATGGTTGGGGAACAATCGCCAGACAACAAAAGTTCCTCCACAAATGAACGACGAAGGTGCATCTTTATTTGGCGAGTTTGTTCCAGCACAGTCTGCACCAGCTGCTATTACAAAAAATTCCCTCTCAGTG GTACCATGGATTTCTGTTGTCTTGGGCATGTGTGTGTTGCATATTTTGGTTGGAACCGCGCACAGGGATGCTTCCAATGAAATTATAATCCCTGTCGGCAGAAAGCTCTTAGTTGTAGCG GATGACCATGCAGGTTCATCTCTGAGCCATGGCAGTAGAAGTGGAATTGGAAGCTTTCTTGGTTGGGCCATGGCAGTTATCTATATGGGCGGACGACTTCCCCAGATCTTCTTAAAT ATGCAAAGAGGCCATGCCGAG GGGCTCAGTCCGCTAATGTTTACCTTTGCTTTAGTGGGGAATACGACATATGTAGGGAG TATCCTTGTGAATAGTTTGGACTGGGCAAGACTTAGACCAAATCTGCCGTGGCTTGTAGATGCTGGAGGATGCGTTTTGCTTGATTCTTTC ATTATTCTTCAGTTCCTTTATTTTCATTACCGGAAGCAAAGTGGGCGTGATGAACTTGACAATTTGGATAAAGCCTAA